Below is a window of Demequina muriae DNA.
AGATGGTCGCGGCCTTCGACATCCGGGACGTCAACCCCAACCCCGCGCGGTTCGACCTGAAGAAGGCCGAGGCGATCAACGCCGAGCACATCCGCAAGCTCCCCGTCGGTGAGTTCGTGGTGCGCATGGCGCCCTACCTTCACGCGAGTGGGCATCTCTCCACGGCGGACACGCGCGAGCTCCTGCCGCACGAAGAGCAGATTCTCGCCGAGGCCGCGCCGCTGGTGCAGACGCGCATGACGCTGCTGGGCGAGGCTCCCGGCATGCTCGGATTCCTGTTTGTGGGCGACGAGGAGTTGACCCACGACGAGGCCGCACTCGCGAAGCTTCCGGAGAACGCCGCCGAGGTGCTCGACGCCGCGATCCGCGTGATCGACGGGCTCGAGGAGTTCGACGCGGAGGGTCAGCAGCAGGCGCTGCAGGCGACGCTCGTGGACGAGATGGGAATCAAGCCCCGTTTCGCGTACGGGCCGCTGCGGGTGGCGATCACGGGCCGGCTCGTGTCGCCGCCGCTGTTCGAGTCGATGGAGATCCTCGGCAAGGATCACGCGCTCGTTCGTCTGCGTCGCCTGCGCGCGACGCTGTGACGGCAGGGCTGTGACGGGCGGCCCGGTCCGGGGCCTGCTGCTCGATGTCGACGACACTCTCGTCGACACGCGCGGCGCCTTCCGTCACGCCCTGATCGCTGTCGCGCAGGAGTATCTGAGCGAAGGGATCGACCCCGAGTTGCTGGTGCAGTTCTGGCGCGCGGACGGCTCCGGCTGGTACCGGGCTCACACGCGCGGCGAGATGACGCACCGCGAGCAGCGTCAGCGGCGCGCGAACGAGCTGCATGCCGAGTTCGGGGGCGACCCCATGGACGACGAGGCCTACGACGTCTGGGACGCCCGCTTCGAGCGTCACTTCCGTGAGGGATGGCGCGCATTCGAGGACGCGGCACCGTTCCTCGACGCCCTCGATGAGGCTGGCATCCCCTACGGCGCCGTCACCAACGCGGACTCGGCCTACCAGGAGCTCAAGCTGGCTGCCTGCGGGCTCGACCGCGTCGAGGTGTTCGTGGGGGTCGACACGTTCGGCGTCGGCAAGCCCGATGCGCGGGTGTTCGTCGAGGGCGTGCGTCGCCTGGGCCTCGACCCGGCAGAGGTCGCCTACGTGGGGGACGAGCCCGACATCGACGCGGGCGCCGCAGCCGCTGCGGGGCTGACCGGCGTGTGGCTCGACCGACCCGGCGCACGCCGAGGGACGGCAGAAGAGACGGCGCCCACGTCGGCGGGCGTCGTGCGCGTCAGCGGACTGGACGAGGTTCTCTCCGCGCTCCGGTAACGGCGCACGGCGGCTGCTCTCAGGAGGACCTCGCTCATCTCTGGCCCCGCGCTCTCTGGCGACGTATCGTCGTATCGAGAGCGCAACGGCGCCGGTCCCCACCCGCGGCGTGCTCGGGCGCTCACGGGAGCGCGATGGAGACCGTCGACGTGGTCGAAGGGCGAGAGGGCAGCGGCGCTCGGCCGCCACCTCTCCGGCGGTGGCATGTGCCGTGGCGCGTGCTCGGCGTGATCGCCATCGCGGTCGCCGTGCTGGTCGGGATCGACCAGTTCTCCGAAGGTGATCCGGTGGTCCAGGAGGATCCCACTCCCGAGGTCCGGTCCGGCACCATCCTCACGGACGAGCAGCAGACGCTTCTCCTGTTTCACGAGTGGACCGACGAGCAGCAGGTCGCCGCGTGCATGCAGGAGCGTGGGCTGCCCTACGAGGCCGATCCCCAACGAGAAGCGGGGCGTGCAGGCCGCGTCGCGTCGTTGCTCGACATCGCGGCGGCCCCCACCGGCGCGGACATCGCCTCCGCCACCATGCGCAATGCCCACACGCTCGCCCTCCTCGACCCTGCGGAGCAGGACTCCTGGCGCACTGCGCTGACGGCGAAGTCCAGCGCCGGTGGGTGCGCGTCCCCGTCGCACCTCGTCTACATCGACAACACCAGGGCCGTGTCAGAGGCGGTCGACGGCGCGAGGGCGGACGCGGTCTTCCGTGCGTACGTGGCCGAAGTGCTGTACCTGCGAGAGGACCCCGTGCGCGCGGTCCAATCGGCTGCCCTCGTGGGAGCCGGGCGGGCGGAGCCTGCCGCCGATGGGCAGTGGGACGCGGAGCTCGCGCGTGTGAACGAAGAGCTCGGTGCCGCGATGGTGTGGATTCCCCACGATCCGATGCGCGTCGCGTCGTACGCCGACGTGGCGGGACTCGCGAGCGACGGCACGGCGCTGCTGGTGCGCGTGGGGCGCGAGGGTGCGCCCCGCATCGTCCCGGGAACGGCGGGCGTGATGCCGGACGTCGTCACGTGCGCCGGCGTCCAGATCGAGATCGCGGCGTGGCCATCCTGGGCCGCGTCCCGTGGGGGAGTGGACGGACCGGCGGCGATCGCGCATCGGGCGATCACCGAGGGCTTCTGCGGACGGTGACCGTCCACTCTCGCCGCCGCGGGGCCGCAGGGGTAGGGTCCGAAGTGAGGGGCGCGACGAGGCGAGGTGACGGGTGACTCAGGAGTACGTGGTCGTCGAGGACCAGCACGCCGCGCGCGACCGACCGCGGCTCTCGGCCCCGCGACGCGTACGCCGCACGCGCATGGTCCTCGTCGCCGCCGCAGCGCTCGTGGTCGTGGGAGCTGGCATGGTGCTGGCGTGGCCCGACGACCGTGCCGATCCTCTGCCGGAGCCCGATCCGCCCACCGCCACGGCCGCCAAGACCACCGCCGTCGTCTACCAGGAGTGGAGCGATAGGCGCGTGCTCGTCGAATGCCTCGGGGAGCGGGGCTTCTCCTACGAGGCGCGCATCGTCGATCACCAGGACTCGCTCGGGACGGTGGCGCAGTACCTGGGCCTGGAGCCCGCGACCGCCACACCGAGCGCGCCCGTGCCGATGCTGCGCCAACCCGACCTCTACCTCGGCCGGGGTGGCAGCGTGGTCGAGGAGGCGCTGCGCGGTGAGGCCACGTGCACGCTGCCCCGCACGCCCGTCGACACCGCGGATGACGCTGCGGTCGATCGGGCGGTCGCGGCGGCACGGGCCGACGAGCTCTTCCTCGTGACCGTCGCTGAGCAGGTGTGGGTGCAGCAGCACCCGGCGGAGGTCACTCACGAGATCTCGTTGCTGCGACACGACCGGTCCGCCGGAGCAGACGCAGAGGAGTCGATGCGCTGGAACGAGGCTCTCGCTCTGGTGGCGGACGTCGCCAGCGAGGGCACCGTGTGGGTGCCGGTGGTGACCGCATCGCAGGGCACCTTTGCGCAGTCAGTGGGGCTGACGGTGAGCGGCGGCGCGGTCGCTGTGCGCGTCGGCGAGGAGGATGCGGCGCTCGACCGGGGCACGTACATGACGCGGGCCGAGGCCATCCAGTGCGGCCCGGTGACCATCAGCGCCGCCGTCAAAGGACCGTGGGGCGACGGGGACGATCTCGCCGATGTGATGGACGCGCTCGGCACCGCCTGCAACGCCCTGATCAGGGGCGGAATCGTCGAGGCCGAGAGCCTCGCCGATGTGTACTGGGACTGACGCGCCGCGCGCGACGCGCTCGCGCGTTCGGTTTTGGACAGGCGGCCGATGCAGGGTAGAGTGGTTCGTCGGCCGGGCTTGCTGCTCGGCCTTCGTCTCGGGTCCGCCCGAGGGCGTTGGGGTATGGTGTAATTGGCAGCACGAGTGATTCTGGTTCATTTAGTCTAGGTTCGAGTCCTGGTACCCCAGCCAGAAGAGAAGGCCCGCTACGGCGGGCCTTTTCTCGTCTCCGGGCCGATGCGCGGGCGTGGGTGACGGTGGCAGGGCGGCCCGTCGCACGCGCTACTCGAACTGGCTCAGGACGATCTCGGCCGCGCGTGCCACCAGCGCATCGTCATACTCCGCCGTCGGGTCCGTGCGTTCGGTCAGCACGGTGATCACGATTGGGGCGCGGTCGGGTGGGAAGACGATCGCGACGTCGTTCCTCATCGGCCCGGCTCCCCCCGACTTGTCGGCCACGGTCCAGCCGGCCGGCGCACCTGCGCGCACCAGCGCATCGCCCGTCGCATTGCCGCTCATCCAGTCGATCAGGGTGTCGTAGTCGTCACCGGCGAGATTCTCGGGATCGCTCAACGCGAGCAGGTTCTCGGCGAATGCCGCTGGTGTCGTGGTGTTATCGGTGCTGCCAGCATCGACGTCATTGAGATCGGGTTCGTCGTCGACGACCCGAGTCGTCGTGTCGCCCAGGGCCGCGAGACCCTCACCGAGGGCGGACGGGCCACCGAGCCGTTCGAGAATGAGGTTCATGGCGGCGTTGTCGCTGTCGCGCACCGCCGCCTCGGCGAGTTCCATGAAGCTGAGGCCGGTGCTGATGTGCTCGCTCGTGACGGGCGAGTAGCCCGCCCGAT
It encodes the following:
- a CDS encoding HAD family hydrolase; this translates as MTGGPVRGLLLDVDDTLVDTRGAFRHALIAVAQEYLSEGIDPELLVQFWRADGSGWYRAHTRGEMTHREQRQRRANELHAEFGGDPMDDEAYDVWDARFERHFREGWRAFEDAAPFLDALDEAGIPYGAVTNADSAYQELKLAACGLDRVEVFVGVDTFGVGKPDARVFVEGVRRLGLDPAEVAYVGDEPDIDAGAAAAAGLTGVWLDRPGARRGTAEETAPTSAGVVRVSGLDEVLSALR
- the bla gene encoding class A beta-lactamase — translated: MPRTAVRSHAAVIALALVAVTGCASPAPVAEAPEPSAPSVAPSSSPAATPTAADRATTRELRELEAEFEARVGVSAVDTETGATVEFRADERFRFASTLKAFAAAELLRTAAPDERETTVTWTQSDVDRAGYSPVTSEHISTGLSFMELAEAAVRDSDNAAMNLILERLGGPSALGEGLAALGDTTTRVVDDEPDLNDVDAGSTDNTTTPAAFAENLLALSDPENLAGDDYDTLIDWMSGNATGDALVRAGAPAGWTVADKSGGAGPMRNDVAIVFPPDRAPIVITVLTERTDPTAEYDDALVARAAEIVLSQFE